A portion of the Ferrimonas lipolytica genome contains these proteins:
- a CDS encoding MBL fold metallo-hydrolase, giving the protein MFELIVQMQLHTVKGYIQSIYIAEYAQGVMLLDGCCRADVGTVLRFVRDELKRPVTDLRLVMVTHMHPDHAGGAHRLRQLTGCVVATGYTERSWYQGVDGWLMHLSDIFLGLWMANRMGRPLKNIWYERTLRPDLVVADGDNLPQFPEWSVVATPGHTNGDISLWHQPSHRIYVADLIIKVRDDYRTPWPIFYPNRYRDSVAKVEQMQPAAVLLAHGGEIATEPHHRCFAVETPKVPKTHWRAIKLKFQNSLSRSEHAEHK; this is encoded by the coding sequence ATGTTTGAATTGATAGTGCAGATGCAGTTACATACGGTAAAAGGCTATATCCAATCGATCTACATCGCAGAGTACGCTCAAGGGGTGATGTTGCTTGATGGTTGCTGCCGAGCTGATGTTGGTACAGTGCTGCGTTTTGTTCGCGATGAGCTGAAGCGCCCCGTTACCGATCTTCGACTGGTGATGGTGACTCATATGCACCCAGATCATGCTGGCGGCGCTCATCGATTACGCCAACTTACTGGTTGTGTCGTGGCTACCGGTTATACCGAGCGTAGCTGGTATCAGGGGGTTGATGGCTGGCTGATGCACCTAAGTGACATATTCTTAGGGCTGTGGATGGCCAATCGAATGGGGCGTCCATTAAAGAACATCTGGTACGAGCGCACGCTACGGCCTGATCTGGTTGTCGCTGATGGCGACAACTTGCCGCAATTTCCTGAGTGGAGTGTGGTTGCTACTCCAGGGCACACCAATGGCGATATTTCGTTGTGGCATCAGCCGAGCCATCGTATCTATGTGGCCGATCTTATTATTAAGGTGCGTGATGACTATCGTACCCCATGGCCCATCTTCTATCCCAATCGCTACCGCGATTCCGTGGCCAAAGTGGAACAGATGCAACCGGCCGCGGTACTGCTAGCCCATGGCGGTGAAATCGCTACTGAACCCCATCATCGCTGCTTTGCTGTTGAAACGCCCAAGGTGCCTAAAACTCATTGGCGAGCAATCAAGTTAAAGTTTCAGAACTCCCTAAGTCGCAGTGAACACGCTGAGCACAAATAG
- a CDS encoding TetR/AcrR family transcriptional regulator — protein sequence MHCPQTSCQLTRCNHLLDTAERLIETQGIVSFKFSQVAKEAEVANASFYKLFESKEDLLVCSFLRNATSNHIGGFLQEYPNLNALEKVLLPIIFTFETIHFAPTFFMVRQVAVNPMVWSLASPEKITVFKQRINQYWGWITQFLEESVTGGDLIATEQEVLELTQGITFYLSGALSALQSQLIEKNYLREARVMLFRQLELLFSRYQWQTPLTLSTFERIGMRVHLYYKQNRARHNSCQGCIEQQQA from the coding sequence ATGCATTGTCCTCAAACGTCTTGCCAGCTGACTCGCTGTAATCACCTGCTTGATACTGCAGAACGATTAATTGAAACCCAAGGGATTGTGTCGTTTAAGTTTTCGCAGGTAGCCAAAGAAGCCGAAGTAGCCAATGCTTCTTTCTATAAGCTATTTGAAAGCAAAGAAGATCTGCTGGTTTGCAGTTTTTTGCGTAACGCCACCTCCAACCATATTGGTGGCTTCTTGCAGGAATACCCCAATTTAAATGCCCTAGAAAAGGTGCTACTGCCGATAATCTTCACCTTTGAAACCATCCATTTTGCGCCAACTTTTTTTATGGTGCGGCAGGTGGCGGTAAATCCTATGGTGTGGTCGTTGGCCAGCCCAGAGAAAATCACCGTATTTAAACAGCGCATCAATCAATACTGGGGCTGGATAACCCAGTTTTTGGAAGAGTCGGTAACCGGTGGCGACTTAATCGCAACCGAGCAAGAGGTACTAGAGCTGACACAAGGGATCACCTTCTACCTCAGTGGTGCCTTATCTGCGTTACAAAGCCAATTGATTGAGAAAAACTATCTGCGTGAGGCGCGGGTGATGTTGTTTCGTCAATTAGAGCTGTTGTTCTCGCGTTATCAATGGCAAACGCCATTAACGCTGAGTACGTTTGAACGTATCGGCATGCGGGTGCACCTGTACTATAAGCAAAATCGAGCCCGCCACAACAGCTGCCAAGGCTGTATCGAGCAACAACAGGCCTAA
- a CDS encoding flavocytochrome c, whose translation MSNRRSFLKLSAGLAAGGLAAGLSSTANASECVADIKWHEEVDLLVIGSGFAGQSVAVNANREGLGKVLVLEKMQVIGGNSAINGGWFAVPKNPVQLAQGINDDSPAELVKDQMIAARGMGNEQMLTKIANEALNAYNMCLDAGVKFKKDFNIQVGGHNKARAVRVEHGTGGDIVTKLYEAGVREGVDYRLQYKVEDFIMNGNEIEGVVVRRGYRFPDESTGELINIRANKGVVLATGGFTRNMELRAAVDPSLDPSLDCTNHLGATGEATLTAMAHGALPVHMNMIQTGHWGSPDEGGFGWSNALLSIGWHKGIAVNPTTGTRIMDERADRLTCSTAIMACRHKDGSPAYPLVFFNKNDHLGDARVTRAVRDEMAWEMDSLEQMADKFNVPLAQLKATVKQWNDYVAKSEDPDFNRKMDTAVKLKAPFVVSRVWPKVHYCMGGLKTDIDGRVVNARTMKPIKSLYAAGEVIGGVHGHARLSSCACLEGLAMGFILPKSIKADA comes from the coding sequence ATGTCTAACAGACGTTCATTTCTAAAGCTATCTGCTGGCCTCGCCGCAGGTGGTTTAGCCGCTGGCCTATCATCCACCGCTAACGCCTCTGAATGCGTTGCCGACATCAAGTGGCACGAAGAGGTTGATCTTCTCGTTATCGGTTCTGGCTTTGCGGGTCAATCGGTTGCAGTAAATGCCAACCGTGAAGGCTTGGGTAAAGTACTAGTTCTGGAAAAGATGCAGGTAATTGGTGGTAACTCCGCCATCAACGGCGGTTGGTTCGCGGTACCAAAGAACCCCGTTCAGTTAGCTCAAGGCATTAACGACGATAGCCCTGCAGAATTGGTAAAAGATCAGATGATCGCCGCTCGTGGTATGGGCAACGAACAGATGCTCACCAAGATCGCTAATGAAGCGCTGAACGCTTACAACATGTGTCTTGATGCCGGTGTAAAGTTTAAGAAAGACTTTAACATTCAGGTTGGTGGCCACAACAAAGCGCGTGCGGTTCGTGTAGAGCACGGTACCGGTGGCGACATCGTTACCAAGCTTTACGAAGCGGGTGTACGTGAAGGGGTTGATTACCGCCTGCAGTACAAGGTGGAAGATTTCATCATGAATGGCAACGAGATCGAAGGCGTTGTGGTTCGTCGTGGTTACCGCTTCCCAGATGAAAGCACCGGTGAACTTATCAATATCCGCGCCAACAAAGGTGTGGTGCTGGCGACAGGTGGCTTCACTCGCAACATGGAGCTGCGCGCAGCAGTTGACCCGTCACTGGATCCGTCATTGGATTGCACCAACCACTTAGGTGCTACCGGCGAAGCCACGCTAACGGCGATGGCCCACGGTGCTTTACCAGTTCATATGAACATGATCCAAACCGGTCACTGGGGTTCACCAGATGAAGGCGGTTTTGGTTGGTCTAACGCTTTGCTGTCTATTGGCTGGCACAAAGGTATCGCAGTTAACCCAACTACCGGTACCCGCATCATGGATGAGCGTGCTGACCGCTTAACGTGTTCTACCGCGATCATGGCCTGTCGCCATAAAGACGGTTCGCCAGCTTACCCATTGGTATTCTTCAATAAGAATGACCACCTAGGCGATGCCCGCGTCACTCGCGCGGTACGTGATGAAATGGCATGGGAGATGGATTCTCTGGAACAGATGGCAGACAAGTTCAATGTGCCTCTGGCGCAGTTAAAAGCCACCGTTAAACAGTGGAACGACTATGTAGCGAAGAGCGAAGATCCTGACTTCAACCGTAAAATGGATACCGCCGTTAAGCTCAAAGCCCCTTTTGTGGTTTCCCGTGTGTGGCCAAAAGTGCACTACTGCATGGGCGGTTTAAAAACCGATATCGATGGTCGCGTTGTTAATGCTCGCACCATGAAACCAATCAAGAGCCTTTACGCTGCTGGCGAAGTTATTGGTGGCGTACACGGCCACGCTCGCTTGAGCTCTTGTGCTTGTCTTGAAGGCCTAGCAATGGGCTTCATCCTTCCTAAATCGATCAAAGCTGACGCTTAA
- a CDS encoding cytochrome c3 family protein — protein MKKLALILAMALSTSAYAGELVDVDKGMQGRMNHEMLYADDCEACHTGDAKKFVDDSSCIACHGEINEIELDTEKLVMPEANPHKSVHYNQGASCLACHAEHQTKKPVCSECHRTWFDEM, from the coding sequence ATGAAAAAATTAGCACTGATTTTGGCTATGGCCCTGTCCACCTCCGCGTACGCTGGCGAACTGGTAGATGTAGATAAAGGCATGCAAGGCCGCATGAACCACGAAATGTTGTACGCCGACGATTGTGAAGCTTGCCACACCGGCGATGCCAAGAAGTTCGTTGATGACAGCTCTTGTATTGCTTGTCACGGCGAGATCAACGAGATTGAGCTTGATACCGAAAAGCTGGTAATGCCAGAGGCGAATCCGCATAAGAGCGTGCACTACAATCAAGGCGCAAGCTGCCTAGCTTGTCACGCCGAGCACCAAACCAAAAAACCGGTTTGCTCTGAGTGCCACCGCACTTGGTTTGATGAGATGTAA
- a CDS encoding cupin domain-containing protein yields MKKIAFTVALLMSAGAQANAHLEHVQLPYQQATIIPFDASPFSPQDTMPEQCRDPLVEQYIADWEAGKIDFNSIQANDSIAVDQRFCKSMDDAGNIVEATDCKLENAPVGYLWKELSDSPVVIGITNGGKSDHNPHFHGQPECYYAVSGRARTLADGEYKWMETGSYFYIPGHTIHNTPITEDEGFGVMYWYPKNAHFDGFKYYWKDDVKYLRPAEDAFERVNRLRKAAMSLKPYGENEERFK; encoded by the coding sequence ATGAAAAAGATTGCCTTCACTGTTGCGCTGCTCATGTCTGCGGGCGCTCAAGCCAACGCCCATTTAGAGCACGTTCAACTACCTTACCAGCAAGCCACCATCATCCCATTCGATGCATCACCGTTCTCGCCTCAAGACACCATGCCAGAGCAGTGTCGAGATCCACTAGTAGAGCAATACATCGCTGACTGGGAAGCGGGTAAGATCGACTTCAACAGCATTCAAGCCAACGACAGCATCGCTGTCGATCAGCGCTTTTGTAAGTCGATGGATGATGCCGGCAACATTGTTGAAGCAACCGACTGTAAACTAGAAAACGCGCCGGTAGGTTACCTGTGGAAAGAGTTGTCTGACTCGCCAGTGGTTATCGGCATTACCAACGGTGGCAAGTCCGATCACAATCCTCATTTCCACGGTCAACCTGAGTGTTACTACGCGGTTTCTGGCCGTGCACGTACCTTGGCCGATGGCGAGTACAAATGGATGGAGACAGGCAGCTACTTCTACATCCCTGGCCATACCATTCACAACACCCCAATCACCGAAGATGAAGGCTTTGGAGTGATGTATTGGTACCCGAAAAACGCTCACTTTGATGGCTTTAAATACTATTGGAAGGACGATGTGAAATATCTCCGCCCCGCCGAAGACGCATTCGAGCGAGTTAACCGCTTGCGTAAAGCCGCAATGAGCTTAAAACCATACGGCGAAAACGAAGAACGTTTTAAGTAA
- a CDS encoding protein tyrosine phosphatase family protein — MKLLIPLALVAFSFTASAAIDSTQLPPVKALQQHNASLLSAGLPQAAEIPQLIAAGVDVVIDLIPVANGLENEAQLVHQADKNYYQIEVDWNNPTKANFEQFRQIMKQHNAADVLVHCQANYRASAFVYLYQLTEHGEDDLTIMAPWGDLQQSLAKYPQWQELIDSVKADIN; from the coding sequence ATGAAACTCCTAATCCCGCTAGCACTGGTAGCGTTTAGCTTTACCGCCTCAGCCGCCATCGACAGCACCCAACTGCCACCGGTCAAAGCGTTACAACAACACAATGCTTCGCTACTGAGTGCAGGCTTACCGCAAGCGGCGGAGATCCCACAACTCATTGCAGCCGGTGTTGATGTGGTTATTGATCTGATTCCTGTAGCCAATGGCCTTGAGAACGAAGCGCAACTAGTGCACCAAGCAGACAAAAACTATTACCAGATTGAGGTTGATTGGAACAACCCAACCAAGGCTAACTTTGAGCAATTTCGGCAGATAATGAAGCAACATAACGCCGCTGATGTTTTGGTACATTGCCAAGCGAACTATCGCGCTTCCGCCTTTGTGTATCTGTACCAACTGACTGAGCATGGCGAAGATGATCTGACCATCATGGCGCCTTGGGGCGATCTGCAACAAAGTTTGGCTAAATACCCGCAATGGCAGGAGTTGATCGACTCGGTAAAAGCCGACATAAACTAG
- a CDS encoding nucleoside recognition domain-containing protein, protein MAALVHFFKQLFIDVFTVCRNLFRVMIPILIIIKVATEFGAIELFAEAISPLMGSIGLPGEMGLVWATTLLTNMYGGMVVLVTAEAQLTVAQMTTLFALSLVAHGLPIEGAIARQAGMRWGMILLSRIGGGFLLAWFTMHYYQSMGIGQEVAQLMWHATPPPATLMEWAQQQIENLAMIAVIIFVLLLALRVLSLLGVDLLMAKFLSPMLRLMGISKQATNLAMIGITVGLAYGGALLVQDARSGKVSKRDLFSVVLLLNLMHGIIEDLLLVAVTGADVGYLFWSRLIMAMTITGVVSHSLRLTSESFRNRWLYRDVGAT, encoded by the coding sequence TTGGCCGCGTTAGTCCACTTTTTTAAACAACTGTTCATCGATGTTTTCACCGTTTGTCGCAACCTTTTTCGGGTGATGATCCCGATCTTAATCATCATCAAAGTGGCAACCGAGTTCGGCGCAATTGAGCTGTTTGCTGAGGCGATTTCGCCATTAATGGGCAGCATCGGCTTACCCGGTGAGATGGGCTTAGTGTGGGCAACAACACTATTAACCAATATGTATGGCGGTATGGTGGTATTGGTTACGGCCGAGGCGCAGTTAACCGTAGCGCAGATGACCACCCTATTTGCTCTGTCGTTGGTGGCCCATGGTTTACCAATTGAAGGAGCGATTGCCCGTCAAGCGGGAATGCGTTGGGGCATGATCTTGCTCAGCCGCATCGGTGGAGGATTTTTGTTAGCGTGGTTTACCATGCATTACTACCAAAGCATGGGCATCGGTCAAGAGGTAGCTCAATTGATGTGGCATGCCACGCCGCCACCAGCCACCCTGATGGAATGGGCGCAACAGCAGATAGAAAACCTAGCGATGATAGCGGTGATCATCTTTGTCTTGCTGTTAGCATTGCGGGTATTGAGCCTGCTTGGCGTTGATCTGCTTATGGCTAAGTTTCTTAGTCCAATGCTGCGCCTAATGGGGATCAGCAAGCAGGCTACCAATCTGGCGATGATCGGTATTACCGTCGGCTTGGCTTATGGTGGTGCACTGCTGGTGCAAGATGCGCGTTCTGGCAAGGTAAGTAAACGTGACCTGTTTTCAGTAGTACTGTTGCTTAATCTGATGCACGGCATCATCGAAGATCTGCTGCTAGTGGCAGTAACCGGTGCTGATGTTGGTTATCTGTTCTGGTCGCGATTGATTATGGCGATGACCATTACCGGCGTAGTGAGCCATTCATTACGGCTTACCAGTGAAAGCTTTCGTAATCGCTGGTTGTATCGCGATGTGGGTGCCACGTAA